In a genomic window of Salmo trutta chromosome 32, fSalTru1.1, whole genome shotgun sequence:
- the LOC115171186 gene encoding ubiquitin carboxyl-terminal hydrolase 31-like, which yields MRGCPTSQAIMSSKATTKEKKSGSFSKKLFRRGSVRSVGSFMGRVLRTLSTLSHFGSDGHAIEGDKDDGGFTLFKTGGKDSPSLDDSDRFLGEKVPGVSGLKNHGNTCFMNAILQCLSNTELFAEYLALEQYRGVEETDEEKEKPKTNGVHLGRKGPHDRGEVTEQLSGLVRALWTFEYTPQHSREFKNAVSKSALQYKGNAQHDAQEFLLWLLDRVHEDLNNHPNNRPSIKPPVEEDDGGLEGPSLPLSTGSFVQELFQAQYRSSLTCPHCQKQSNTFDPFLCISLPILLPHTRPLYVTVVYQGKYSHCMRIGVAVPLNSTVSRLRDAVSRETKIPLDQFVLTEMYYDGFHRSFCDDDDDLDIIQESDSIFAFETPETFRLENIRTKRGSLLANLNQNNLKFGSEMSRTPSFMQGALNPATASASKNTGADKMVLLICNRACTGHQGRRFGLPFVLYMDRTVTWDILQKEILEKMHHLLRPGVYIQVGPFSLRVVGVVGITYLLPQEEQPLCHPTVERAYKSCGQGGPPHVKIVVEWDKETKDYLFGLTEEEYIPDAESVYLHREQHHQPQACTLAQCLQLYTKEEQLAPDDAWRCPHCKQLQQGRIKLSLWTLPDVLILHLKRFRQEADRRVKMQNMVRFPLLGMDMAPHMVKRSQSSWSLPSHWSPWRRPYGLGRNPDDYLYDLYAVCNHHGNMHGGHYTAYCKNSVDGQWYCFDDSEVQPVADDDVCQQTAYILFYQRRNTIPSWSANSSVAGSTSSSLCDHWVNRLQGSRPASLASGASSRRASLASLGESVEFTTGDRSEDDGGFSTRPFVRSIQRQSLSSRSSIASPLAFSENSMKPSWSLSAKLHMRSNSPSRFSLDSRSSPPLERIGERGEAYDDKVSTSCFGSYSRHERYPGGRAPLAMMEGNSTNQDHGRRILDEVYCRAPTPADKKISKSDPTDNNNQITALDQNAQAPLSKEQKRKSSTAGSAPKLESAGSKKSSIKSEPEKNSKKRQCSSSTPKSSTSQKSSSPVVKGPKVTTSSATPARTPSKKKESLSSKGPDSADGTPQRKQRISTPLSSASPSPTVKKSASGLEKTTSGRKKLLERSCSRDSGLVSPLVDRPRWGSNAAARTPTKTAAEGIRPERRFLRSSISSSSVTSLRSPSVSCRDPRHSSKSEDKGLSFFKNALRQRESRRSADLGKTSILAKKASERTARLSVQEGDGSASASEHHVNKVVTEVKESSKPSTPVRRSLLPVIGKSKSSTSESSLNSPPNGKKPLEKQASSRNLSASMQSSARPTQKPQ from the exons ATGAGGGGGTGCCCAACAAGTCAGGCAATCATGTCTAGTAAAGCCACGACTAAAGAGAAGAAATCCGGTAGCTTCAGCAAGAAACTCTTCAGACGAGGCTCTGTGCGCTCCGTGGGTAGTTTTATGGGCAGAGTCCTCAGGACCCTGTCAACCTTGTCCCATTTTGGATCCGATGGGCATGCTATTGAAGGTGACAAAGACGACGGGGGTTTCACATTATTCAAAACTGGAGGCAAAGATTCACCATCTTTGGATGATAGTGACCGTTTCCTCGGAGAGAAGGTCCCTGGAGTGTCTGGTCTCAAAAACCATGGTAACACTTGTTTCATGAATGCCATCCTCCAGTGCCTGAGTAACACTGAACTCTTTGCTGAGTATTTGGCACTGGAACAATACCGGGGAGTGGAGGAAACGGATGAGGAGAAGGAGAAACCGAAGACAAACGGTGTGCATTTGGGGAGGAAGGGCCCTCATGACAGAGGCGAGGTGACAGAGCAGCTGTCTGGACTGGTCCGGGCCCTGTGGACATTTGAATACACCCCACAGCACAGCAGGGAGTTTAAA AATGCTGTCTCAAAGAGTGCTTTGCAGTATAAAGGCAATGCTCAGCATGACGCCCAGGAGTTTCTGCTCTGGCTTCTGGACAGGGTACATGAAGACCTCAACAACCATCCCAACAACAGGCCTTCCATTAAG CCACCAGTGGAAGAGGATGATGGGGGTCTAGAGGGGCCTTCTCTTCCACTCTCTACCGGTTCATTTGTGCAAGAGCTATTTCAGGCCCAGTACAG GTCGTCTCTCACCTGCCCGCATTGCCAAAAACAGAGCAACACCTTTGATCCTTTCCTCTGCATCTCCCTGCCCATCCTCTTACCTCACACAAG gCCTCTGTATGTGACAGTGGTCTACCAGGGGAAGTACTCTCACTGTATGAGGATCGGAGTGGCCGTGCCCCTGAACAGCACCGTGTCCAGACTCCGAGATGCTGTGTCACGTGAGACCAAGATCCCCCTGGACCAG TTTGTTTTGACGGAGATGTACTATGACGGTTTCCACCGCTCCTTCTGTGATGACGACGACGATCTCGATATCATTCAGGAGAGCGATTCCATCTTTGCCTTTGAGACGCCTGAGACCTTCAGACTAGAGAACATTCGAACCAAGAGAG GGAGTCTCCTTGCCAACCTGAACCAGAACAACTTGAAGTTTGGGAGTGAGATGAGCAGGACTCCATCTTTCATGCAAGGAGCTCTGAATCCTGCCACTGCATCGGCCAGTAAGAACACAGGGGCCGACAAGATGGTCCTGCTGATCTGTAACCGAGCCTGCACCGGTCACCAAGGGAGGAG GTTTGGTCTTCCATTTGTACTGTACATGGATCGCACTGTGACCTGGGATATCCTGCAGAAGGAGATCCTGGAGAAGATGCATCACCTGCTCAGGCCAGGAGTTTACATTCAG GTGGGGCCCTTCAGCCTACGAGTGGTTGGTGTGGTTGGCATCACGTACCTCCTTCCCCAAGAGGAGCAGCCTCTCTGTCACCCAACAGTGGAAAG AGCGTACAAGTCCTGTGGCCAGGGGGGACCGCCGCACGTCAAGATAGTGGTGGAGTGGGACAAAGAGACCAAGGATTA TCTGTTTGGGCTCACTGAGGAAGAGTACATCCCTGATGCTGAGAGTGTGTATCTGCACAGAGAACAACATCATCAGCCCCAGGCCTGCACCCTCGCTCAGTGCCTCCAGCTCTACACCAAAGAGGAGCAG CTGGCCCCGGATGATGCCTGGCGCTGCCCCCACTGCAAGCAGCTGCAGCAAGGCCGCATCAAGCTCAGCCTGTGGACCCTGCCTGATGTGCTCATACTGCACCTCAAGAGGTTCAGACAG GAGGCTGACAGGAGGGTGAAGATGCAGAACATGGTGCGGTTCCCTCTGCTTGGCATGGACATGGCTCCTCACATGGTGAAGAGGTCCCAGAGCAGCTGGAGCCTGCcctctcactggtcaccatggaGACGACCCTACGGCCTGGGGCGTAACCCTGACGACTACCTGTATGACCTGTACGCCGTCTGCAATCACCACGGAAACATGCATGGAGGCCACTACACAG CTTACTGTAAGAACTCTGTTGACGGCCAGTGGTACTGCTTTGACGACAGTGAGGTCCAGCCCGTCGCTGATGATGATGTGTGTCAGCAGACGGCCTACATCTTGTTCTACCAGAGGAGGAACACCATCCCCTCCTGGTCTGCCAACAGCTCCGTAGCAG GCTCCACCAGCTCATCTCTGTGTGACCACTGGGTGAACCGTCTCCAAGGCAGCAGGCCGGCCAGCCTGGCTTCTGGGGCCTCCTCCAGACGTGCCTCTCTGGCCTCCCTGGGCGAGTCGGTGGAGTTCACCACAGGGGACCGCAGCGAAGATGACG GTGGATTTTCGACCCGTCCCTTTGTTCGGAGCATCCAGCGTCAGAGCTTGTCTTCCAGGTCATCCATCGCCAGTCCTCTGGCCTTCAGTGAGAACAGCATGAAGCCCTCCTGGTCGCTCTCTGCCAAGCTCCATATGAGGTCCAACTCCCCCTCACGCTTCTCCCTGGACTCACGCTCCTCTCCCCCCTTGGAGAGGATAGGAGAAAGGGGAGAGGCCTATGATGACAAGGTATCCACGTCTTGCTTCGGTAGCTACAGCCGGCACGAGCGCTACCCTGGGGGCAGGGCCCCCTTGGCCATGATGGAGGGGAACAGCACCAACCAGGACCATGGCAGGAGGATCCTAGACGAAGTCTACTGCAGGGCCCCCACGCCGGCCGATAAGAAGATCTCCAAGAGTGACCCGACGGACAACAACAACCAGATAACAGCCCTGGACCAAAACGCACAAGCCCCCCTGTCGAAAGAGCAGAAACGCAAGAGCAGCACCGCCGGATCTGCCCCGAAGTTAGAGAGCGCCGGGTCCAAAAAGAGTTCCATCAAGTCTGAGCCAGAAAAAAATTCCAAGAAGCGCCAGTGTTCGTCCTCCACCCCCAAATCCTCTACATCCCAGAAGTCTTCCAGCCCTGTGGTGAAGGGCCCCAAGGTGACCACCAGCAGCGCTACGCCCGCCAGGACCCCGTCCAAAAAGAAAGAGTCTTTGTCTTCCAAGGGTCCTGACTCGGCAGATGGAACCCCCCAGCGCAAGCAACGCATCTCCACACCACTGTCCTCTGCTTCCCCCTCCCCCACCGTAAAGAAGAGTGCCTCTGGCCTTGAGAAGACCACCTCTGGTCGGAAGAAGCTGCTGGAGAGGAGCTGCAGTCGGGACTCGGGGTTGGTAAGCCCTCTGGTTGATAGACCACGCTGGGGCAGCAACGCTGCAGCCAGGACCCCCACCAAGACCGCTGCGGAGGGGATCCGTCCAGAGAGGAGGTTTTTGCGGAGTTCCATCAGCAGCTCCTCTGTCACCAGCCTGCGCTCCCCCAGCGTCTCCTGCAGGGACCCTAGGCACAGCAGCAAGTCAGAGGACAAGGGCCTGTCGTTCTTCAAGAACGCCCTGCGCCAGAGAGAGTCCCGCCGGTCGGCCGATCTGGGTAAGACCAGCATCCTGGCCAAGAAGGCCTCTGAGAGGACAGCCAGGCTGAGCGTTCAGGAGGGGGATGGGTCGGCCAGTGCCTCAGAGCATCATGTGAACAAGGTTGTCACTGAGGTAAAGGAGTCCTCCAAGCCCTCCACCCCAGTCAGACGCTCTCTGTTGCCTGTTATAGGCAAATCCAAGTCTTCCACTTCTGAATCCAGTCTTAATTCTCCCCCCAATGGGAAAAAGCCTCTTGAGAAGCAGGCATCCTCCAGAAATCTTTCTGCCAGCATGCAATCTTCTGCACGCCCAACACAGAAGCCTCAATGA